From the genome of Lasioglossum baleicum chromosome 13, iyLasBale1, whole genome shotgun sequence, one region includes:
- the Zuc gene encoding mitochondrial cardiolipin hydrolase zuc, producing MRKVYLYGGFVIATEVVWQLYKILRDFRKCKTHANTERNVTEQGSNFTEVMFFSQESGQCLDHVAEDPCSAKTCPVRYLRQLESYINGAKNSLDVCMYLLTSHTLSKAFISSHKRGVHVRVIMDQHMARNESAHVASFHNNGIEIRMQRTDVLMHHKFVVVDKQILIHGSANWTMSAFFGNFENILVTNQTSLVTPFEEQFQRLWADFQPPADKDSPAP from the exons ATGAGAAAAGTTTATTTATACGGAGGGTTCGTAATTGCCACAGAGGTTGTTTGGCAGTTGTACAAAATACTCCGAGACTTTCGAAAATGCAAAACCCACGCGAATACGGAGAGGAATGTGACCGAACAGGGATCAAATTTTACGGAGGTCATGTTCTTCTCTCAAGAGTCTGGTCAATGTCTAGATCATGTGGCTGAAGACCCTTGCAGTGCCAAGACATGTCCTGTTCGCTATTTACG CCAGTTGGAGAGTTACATAAACGGAGCCAAGAACAGTTTGGATGTGTGCATGTACCTGCTGACTAGCCATACATTGTCGAAGGCCTTCATCAGTTCGCATAAACGCGGCGTGCACGTGCGCGTGATAATGGATCAGCACATGGCACGCAACGAATCCGCTCACGTCGCTTCTTTCCACAATAACG GCATCGAGATTAGAATGCAGAGGACCGATGTCTTGATGCACCACAAGTTCGTCGTCGTGGACAAACAAATCCTGATCCATGGCAGCGCCAACTGGACGATGTCTGCGTTCTTCGGCAACTTCGAAAACATCCTCGTGACCAATCAAACGTCTCTGGTCACTCCTTTCGAAGAACAGTTTCAGAGACTCTGGGCCGATTTCCAACCCCCTGCTGACAAAGATTCGCCTGCACCGTAA